In a single window of the Elaeis guineensis isolate ETL-2024a chromosome 6, EG11, whole genome shotgun sequence genome:
- the LOC105060019 gene encoding uncharacterized protein isoform X3, whose translation MAWRGSISRSVLTAGRSASSPLHSPPAAPRLHPPPLAAPRLQRRRLSFAPARTLGELGCVQSLLPLHSVVAVPRLTSHLSVSARACCELSQGRNGKDG comes from the exons ATGGCTTGGCGTGGGTCGATCTCCAGGTCGGTGCTCACCGCAGGGCGGTCGGCCTCCTCCCCACTCCATTCCCCGCCGGCGGCCCCCCGCCTTCATCCTCCGCCGCTCGCCGCCCCTCGTCTCCAGCGCCGCCGCCTCTCCTTCGCCCCTGCCAG GACTTTGGGAGAGCTGGGGTGCGTCCAGTCTCTCCTCCCGCTCCACAGTGTGGTCGCCGTGCCCCGCCTCACCTCGCACCTTTCCGTCAGCGCCAGAGCGTGCTGTGAGCTCTCTCAGG
- the LOC105060019 gene encoding uncharacterized protein isoform X6, with amino-acid sequence MAWRGSISRSVLTAGRSASSPLHSPPAAPRLHPPPLAAPRLQRRRLSFAPARTLGELGCVQSLLPLHSVVAVPRLTSHLSVSARACCELSQGT; translated from the exons ATGGCTTGGCGTGGGTCGATCTCCAGGTCGGTGCTCACCGCAGGGCGGTCGGCCTCCTCCCCACTCCATTCCCCGCCGGCGGCCCCCCGCCTTCATCCTCCGCCGCTCGCCGCCCCTCGTCTCCAGCGCCGCCGCCTCTCCTTCGCCCCTGCCAG GACTTTGGGAGAGCTGGGGTGCGTCCAGTCTCTCCTCCCGCTCCACAGTGTGGTCGCCGTGCCCCGCCTCACCTCGCACCTTTCCGTCAGCGCCAGAGCGTGCTGTGAGCTCTCTCAGG
- the LOC105060019 gene encoding uncharacterized protein isoform X1: MAWRGSISRSVLTAGRSASSPLHSPPAAPRLHPPPLAAPRLQRRRLSFAPARTLGELGCVQSLLPLHSVVAVPRLTSHLSVSARACCELSQGTFRRTCQDR, from the exons ATGGCTTGGCGTGGGTCGATCTCCAGGTCGGTGCTCACCGCAGGGCGGTCGGCCTCCTCCCCACTCCATTCCCCGCCGGCGGCCCCCCGCCTTCATCCTCCGCCGCTCGCCGCCCCTCGTCTCCAGCGCCGCCGCCTCTCCTTCGCCCCTGCCAG GACTTTGGGAGAGCTGGGGTGCGTCCAGTCTCTCCTCCCGCTCCACAGTGTGGTCGCCGTGCCCCGCCTCACCTCGCACCTTTCCGTCAGCGCCAGAGCGTGCTGTGAGCTCTCTCAGGGTACCTTTCGTCGCACTTGTCAAGATCGCTAG
- the LOC105060019 gene encoding uncharacterized protein isoform X2, with protein MAWRGSISRSVLTAGRSASSPLHSPPAAPRLHPPPLAAPRLQRRRLSFAPARTLGELGCVQSLLPLHSVVAVPRLTSHLSVSARACCELSQDVIQTRER; from the exons ATGGCTTGGCGTGGGTCGATCTCCAGGTCGGTGCTCACCGCAGGGCGGTCGGCCTCCTCCCCACTCCATTCCCCGCCGGCGGCCCCCCGCCTTCATCCTCCGCCGCTCGCCGCCCCTCGTCTCCAGCGCCGCCGCCTCTCCTTCGCCCCTGCCAG GACTTTGGGAGAGCTGGGGTGCGTCCAGTCTCTCCTCCCGCTCCACAGTGTGGTCGCCGTGCCCCGCCTCACCTCGCACCTTTCCGTCAGCGCCAGAGCGTGCTGTGAGCTCTCTCAGG
- the LOC105060019 gene encoding uncharacterized protein isoform X5 gives MAWRGSISRSVLTAGRSASSPLHSPPAAPRLHPPPLAAPRLQRRRLSFAPARTLGELGCVQSLLPLHSVVAVPRLTSHLSVSARACCELSQGNWD, from the exons ATGGCTTGGCGTGGGTCGATCTCCAGGTCGGTGCTCACCGCAGGGCGGTCGGCCTCCTCCCCACTCCATTCCCCGCCGGCGGCCCCCCGCCTTCATCCTCCGCCGCTCGCCGCCCCTCGTCTCCAGCGCCGCCGCCTCTCCTTCGCCCCTGCCAG GACTTTGGGAGAGCTGGGGTGCGTCCAGTCTCTCCTCCCGCTCCACAGTGTGGTCGCCGTGCCCCGCCTCACCTCGCACCTTTCCGTCAGCGCCAGAGCGTGCTGTGAGCTCTCTCAGG
- the LOC105060019 gene encoding uncharacterized protein isoform X4, translating into MAWRGSISRSVLTAGRSASSPLHSPPAAPRLHPPPLAAPRLQRRRLSFAPARTLGELGCVQSLLPLHSVVAVPRLTSHLSVSARACCELSQGKNGKDG; encoded by the exons ATGGCTTGGCGTGGGTCGATCTCCAGGTCGGTGCTCACCGCAGGGCGGTCGGCCTCCTCCCCACTCCATTCCCCGCCGGCGGCCCCCCGCCTTCATCCTCCGCCGCTCGCCGCCCCTCGTCTCCAGCGCCGCCGCCTCTCCTTCGCCCCTGCCAG GACTTTGGGAGAGCTGGGGTGCGTCCAGTCTCTCCTCCCGCTCCACAGTGTGGTCGCCGTGCCCCGCCTCACCTCGCACCTTTCCGTCAGCGCCAGAGCGTGCTGTGAGCTCTCTCAGG GGAAAAatggaaaagatggttga